The following coding sequences lie in one Halorussus halophilus genomic window:
- a CDS encoding transcription initiation factor IIB, translating into MTSTRIQSYSEQDVSEDEQTTTKETEDEQVCPECGGRLTADDEHGETVCSDCGLVVEEDNVDRGPEWRAFDSSEKDEKSRVGAPTTKMMHDKGLSTNIGWQNKDAYGNSLDSRQREKMQRLRTWNERFRTRDSKERNLKQALGEIDRMASALGLPEDVRETASVIYRRALDEDLLPGRSIEGVATASLYAAARQTGTPRSIDEVATVSRIDEMEFKRTYRYIVRELSLEIQPADPEDYVARFASELDISDESERRARDLLRTAKRKGIHSGKSPVGLAAAAVYAGPLLTNEKVTQAEVSDVAQVSEVTIRNRYHELLEAEEDSMAAA; encoded by the coding sequence ATGACCAGTACCCGCATCCAGAGCTACAGCGAACAGGACGTAAGCGAAGACGAACAGACAACGACCAAAGAGACCGAAGACGAGCAGGTCTGCCCCGAGTGTGGCGGCCGACTCACCGCAGACGACGAACACGGCGAGACCGTGTGTAGCGACTGTGGGCTCGTCGTCGAAGAGGACAACGTAGACCGAGGACCGGAATGGCGCGCCTTCGACTCCAGCGAGAAAGACGAGAAGTCCCGTGTCGGAGCCCCGACCACGAAGATGATGCACGACAAGGGCCTCTCGACGAACATTGGCTGGCAGAACAAGGACGCCTACGGCAACTCGCTCGACTCGCGCCAGCGCGAGAAGATGCAGCGACTCCGCACGTGGAACGAGCGGTTCCGCACGCGAGACAGCAAGGAGCGCAACCTCAAACAGGCGCTCGGCGAAATCGACCGGATGGCGTCCGCGCTCGGCCTCCCCGAGGACGTACGCGAGACGGCGTCGGTCATCTACCGCCGCGCACTCGACGAGGACCTCCTGCCGGGCCGTTCCATCGAGGGCGTCGCCACGGCGTCGCTGTACGCCGCCGCTCGACAGACCGGGACGCCCCGGTCCATCGACGAGGTGGCCACCGTCAGCCGAATCGACGAGATGGAGTTCAAACGGACCTACCGCTACATCGTCCGCGAACTGAGCCTCGAAATCCAGCCCGCTGACCCCGAAGACTACGTCGCGCGGTTCGCCAGCGAACTCGACATCTCCGACGAGTCCGAGCGTCGCGCCCGCGACCTGCTCCGCACCGCCAAGCGCAAGGGCATCCACAGCGGCAAGTCGCCCGTCGGCCTCGCGGCCGCCGCGGTGTACGCTGGTCCCCTGCTCACCAACGAGAAGGTGACCCAGGCCGAAGTCAGCGACGTGGCGCAGGTGAGCGAAGTCACCATCCGCAACCGCTACCACGAACTCCTCGAAGCGGAAGAGGACTCGATGGCGGCCGCCTAA
- a CDS encoding DJ-1/PfpI family protein — MSGKQLLMIVGDFGEDYEIMVPFQALQAVGHDVDAVCPEKEAGDTVKTAVHDFRGDQTYLEERGHNFALNATFEEVDPEEYDGLVLPGGRAPEYLRTYDEVLELVRHFDAEHKPIAAICHAAQILAAADLIEGRTCSAYSALESDVEGAGGEYYDGVTTDGNLVTGRDWGDHVEWISQFLGVLGTEIEHGEPQTVKADD; from the coding sequence ATGTCCGGCAAGCAACTGCTGATGATAGTCGGCGACTTCGGCGAAGACTACGAAATCATGGTCCCGTTCCAAGCACTGCAAGCGGTCGGTCACGACGTAGACGCGGTCTGCCCCGAGAAGGAGGCGGGCGACACGGTGAAGACCGCGGTCCACGACTTCCGTGGCGACCAGACGTACCTCGAAGAGCGCGGCCACAACTTCGCGCTCAACGCCACGTTCGAGGAGGTAGACCCCGAAGAGTACGACGGACTCGTCCTGCCCGGCGGGCGCGCACCGGAGTATCTCCGTACTTACGACGAGGTCCTCGAACTAGTTCGGCACTTCGACGCCGAGCACAAACCCATCGCGGCCATCTGCCACGCCGCTCAGATTCTCGCGGCCGCAGACCTCATCGAAGGGCGGACCTGCTCGGCCTACTCCGCGCTCGAATCCGACGTGGAAGGCGCTGGCGGGGAGTACTACGACGGCGTGACGACGGACGGCAATCTGGTGACGGGCCGCGACTGGGGAGACCACGTCGAGTGGATTTCGCAGTTCTTGGGCGTACTGGGGACGGAGATTGAGCATGGTGAACCGCAGACGGTGAAAGCGGACGATTGA
- a CDS encoding DUF2267 domain-containing protein yields the protein MQYKDFMGQIQSRLELPELGRAVRATRAVLTTLGERLQAGEAQDLAGSLPMEVDYYLTSADSGQRFDYDEFVDRVAERANVNKSDAAYYGKVVVGLVSELISRGEVEDVRGQLTDDYQYLFALIDAEEVEEE from the coding sequence ATGCAGTACAAAGACTTCATGGGGCAGATTCAGTCCCGACTCGAACTGCCGGAACTCGGCAGAGCGGTTCGCGCGACCCGCGCGGTCCTGACCACGCTCGGCGAGCGACTCCAAGCAGGCGAGGCCCAAGACCTCGCGGGGTCGCTCCCGATGGAGGTCGATTACTACCTGACTAGCGCCGACTCCGGCCAGCGATTCGACTACGACGAGTTCGTAGACCGGGTCGCAGAGCGCGCGAACGTGAACAAGTCCGACGCCGCCTACTACGGGAAAGTCGTCGTCGGCCTCGTGAGCGAACTCATCTCCCGTGGAGAGGTAGAGGACGTGCGCGGGCAACTCACCGACGACTACCAATATCTGTTCGCGCTCATCGACGCCGAGGAAGTCGAAGAGGAGTAA
- a CDS encoding DUF211 domain-containing protein produces MAPLRRIVVDVLKPYEPPLPEFARQVTDLTGVSGVNVTVIELDEEVQNVKLTVEGEDVDFGRIEDAIDQLGASLHSIDQVACGEYVVEERATPQD; encoded by the coding sequence ATGGCCCCGCTTCGCCGAATCGTCGTGGACGTACTCAAGCCGTACGAACCGCCACTCCCAGAGTTCGCCAGACAGGTAACCGACCTCACGGGAGTGTCCGGCGTCAACGTGACCGTGATCGAACTGGACGAGGAGGTCCAGAACGTCAAACTCACCGTCGAGGGAGAGGACGTGGACTTCGGTCGAATCGAGGACGCGATAGACCAGTTAGGTGCCAGTCTCCACTCTATCGACCAAGTGGCCTGCGGCGAGTACGTCGTCGAGGAACGCGCGACCCCACAGGATTAG
- a CDS encoding VIT1/CCC1 transporter family protein: MSLHTRLVRLLGEEDVRSISRRYFISNGFDGTLTSIGILVGAVLSGIPDGATVIKIGLGAAVGLGTSGVWSVWEIERAEMRAEIKQMEQAMLTDLDDTRIQRDRQSAQIIHAVMSGLGPIIGILFPLVPFLFEGTVLTIGEAALVGVAIGVGVLATFGAYMGSISGQRWYVAAVRMGLAGVVVAGLNVLLPG; this comes from the coding sequence GTGTCACTGCACACTCGCCTCGTGCGACTGCTCGGCGAAGAGGACGTCCGCTCTATCTCCCGGCGATACTTCATCTCGAACGGGTTCGACGGCACGCTGACGAGCATCGGCATCCTCGTCGGCGCTGTCCTCTCGGGGATTCCCGACGGCGCGACGGTCATCAAAATCGGTCTCGGGGCCGCGGTCGGTCTCGGCACGTCGGGTGTCTGGAGCGTCTGGGAGATAGAGCGCGCGGAGATGCGCGCCGAAATCAAGCAGATGGAACAGGCGATGCTCACAGACTTGGACGACACGCGCATCCAGCGGGACCGCCAGAGCGCCCAAATCATCCACGCAGTGATGAGCGGACTCGGCCCGATAATCGGCATTCTGTTCCCGCTCGTGCCGTTTCTGTTCGAGGGAACCGTACTCACCATCGGTGAGGCAGCACTGGTCGGCGTGGCCATCGGCGTCGGCGTCCTCGCAACGTTCGGCGCGTACATGGGGTCTATCTCCGGCCAGCGCTGGTACGTCGCCGCCGTTCGAATGGGGTTGGCAGGCGTCGTCGTCGCAGGCCTGAATGTCTTGCTTCCGGGATGA
- a CDS encoding DUF2270 domain-containing protein has product MKPEETDESEHQTTPDESPDDENKPPDDEEGPTDDEDQPTDEVQRDAAPPPGAEVGKGLLDEAMGPSSSMAHLYRGEIHRMKLWRERLDKTTNWAVIVMAGVLTWSFSSEQNPHYVILAGIAAVGLFLTIEARRYRAYDIWRSRVRKMQENVWAFGLDPSQGLEDEYWRPKLSRDYRKPTLKITAEEAISHRLRRVYLPLFTLLLGAWAIRIVAFTDASWPASAAIGDIPGLLVTGVVASLYTAAVVVACRPRTWHARGELRTEDLRKYE; this is encoded by the coding sequence ATGAAACCAGAAGAGACGGACGAATCAGAACACCAAACGACACCTGACGAATCGCCCGACGACGAGAACAAACCTCCCGACGACGAGGAGGGACCAACAGACGACGAGGACCAACCTACCGACGAGGTACAGCGAGACGCAGCACCCCCACCTGGGGCGGAAGTCGGGAAAGGACTCTTAGACGAGGCCATGGGTCCGAGTTCCTCGATGGCGCACCTCTACCGTGGCGAGATTCACCGGATGAAACTCTGGCGCGAGCGACTCGACAAGACGACCAACTGGGCGGTCATCGTCATGGCCGGCGTCCTCACGTGGTCGTTCTCCAGCGAGCAGAACCCACACTACGTCATTCTCGCCGGAATCGCGGCTGTCGGCCTCTTTCTGACTATCGAGGCTCGCCGGTATCGCGCCTACGACATCTGGCGTTCCCGCGTTCGAAAGATGCAGGAGAACGTCTGGGCGTTCGGTCTCGACCCCTCCCAAGGACTAGAAGACGAGTACTGGCGGCCGAAACTGAGCCGTGACTATCGAAAGCCGACGCTGAAGATTACGGCCGAAGAGGCCATTTCACATCGCCTCAGACGGGTGTACCTCCCACTGTTCACCCTCCTGCTGGGTGCGTGGGCAATCCGCATCGTGGCGTTCACCGACGCGTCGTGGCCAGCGAGCGCGGCAATCGGCGATATTCCCGGACTACTCGTGACAGGCGTCGTCGCCTCCCTCTACACCGCAGCAGTCGTCGTGGCCTGTCGCCCCCGGACGTGGCACGCTCGCGGCGAACTCCGAACCGAAGATTTGCGGAAGTACGAGTAG
- a CDS encoding FAD-dependent oxidoreductase, whose product MPDPFVVVGGDAAGLSAASKLKRDDPDREVVVFERGQWVSFAHCGMPYYVEGKVEDLTDLLSLTPEQIEDRGIDLRRGHEVVAVSPDDNAVTVEADGERFDQPYGELLVATGGRAVAGPFSDALTLDGAFTLHHMDSAAAVRAFLTPPAEIDPESVDAEFVDRDLVREYADQTPPDSVAVVGGGYVGVEMAEALSAWDIDVSLFQRDDHVLPAFGPEVGEVVEDHLREQGVSVHTNATVTEILGTDRVTGVRFDGDVLDVQMALVGVGIRPNTELLDGTGIELGDSGAVATDEYGCTSHPDVFAAGDCAEMEHVVSGESVWVPLGLTANRAGRAIGQTVAGDPTLVGTVAGTAVVKAFDLETGRSGIIDHEEAREVGFDPVSETVTASSKSGYYPGAAETTVTLTADRGSSKLLGGSIVGADTAAKRIDTVATALESGLTVPELERLDLSYAPPFSPVWDPILVAAKVLNGRLEAEAEDQP is encoded by the coding sequence ATGCCCGACCCATTCGTCGTCGTCGGTGGAGACGCCGCGGGACTCAGTGCGGCGAGCAAACTGAAACGCGACGACCCAGACAGGGAAGTCGTCGTCTTCGAGAGAGGTCAGTGGGTGTCGTTCGCCCACTGTGGCATGCCGTACTACGTCGAAGGGAAAGTCGAAGACCTGACCGACCTGCTCTCGTTGACCCCCGAACAAATCGAAGACCGGGGCATCGACCTCCGACGCGGCCACGAAGTCGTCGCCGTCTCACCCGACGACAACGCCGTGACCGTCGAAGCAGACGGCGAGCGGTTCGACCAACCGTACGGCGAACTCCTCGTGGCGACCGGCGGACGGGCAGTCGCCGGACCGTTCTCGGACGCGCTCACACTCGACGGTGCGTTCACACTCCACCACATGGATTCGGCCGCGGCAGTTCGAGCGTTCCTCACGCCACCGGCCGAGATAGACCCCGAGTCGGTGGATGCGGAGTTCGTGGACAGAGACCTTGTCCGCGAGTACGCCGACCAGACCCCGCCCGACTCCGTCGCCGTCGTCGGCGGTGGCTACGTCGGTGTCGAGATGGCAGAAGCACTCTCCGCGTGGGACATCGACGTGTCGCTGTTTCAGCGCGACGACCACGTACTCCCTGCGTTCGGTCCCGAGGTCGGCGAAGTAGTCGAAGACCACCTCCGAGAGCAGGGCGTCTCCGTCCACACGAACGCGACGGTCACAGAGATTCTCGGCACCGACCGCGTCACGGGTGTCAGGTTCGACGGCGACGTTCTCGACGTGCAGATGGCGCTGGTCGGGGTAGGCATCCGTCCGAACACCGAGTTGCTCGACGGGACAGGCATCGAACTCGGCGATTCGGGCGCTGTAGCGACCGATGAGTACGGTTGCACCTCCCACCCGGACGTGTTCGCCGCGGGCGACTGCGCCGAGATGGAACACGTGGTGAGCGGCGAGTCCGTGTGGGTCCCACTCGGTCTGACGGCGAATCGCGCAGGACGCGCCATCGGCCAGACCGTCGCGGGCGACCCCACGCTCGTCGGCACGGTGGCCGGAACGGCCGTCGTCAAGGCGTTCGACCTCGAAACTGGACGGTCGGGCATCATCGACCACGAGGAGGCTCGGGAAGTCGGCTTCGACCCGGTGAGCGAGACGGTCACCGCCTCGTCGAAGTCGGGGTACTATCCGGGGGCAGCAGAGACGACGGTCACGCTGACCGCCGACCGTGGCTCCAGCAAGTTACTCGGCGGGAGCATCGTCGGTGCCGACACCGCCGCAAAGCGAATCGACACCGTCGCCACGGCACTGGAGAGCGGACTGACAGTCCCCGAACTCGAACGGTTGGACCTCTCGTACGCGCCGCCGTTCAGTCCGGTCTGGGACCCGATTCTCGTCGCGGCGAAGGTTCTGAACGGGCGACTGGAAGCCGAAGCGGAAGACCAGCCCTAA
- a CDS encoding universal stress protein, translated as MYDRILLPTDGSEQAEAATEQAFELARNFDAELHVLFVVDSSAFASEVDATLVTDELEAYGTRTLETVVKRAEDAGVSEIESAIYFGTTHEEILAYAEKVDADLVVMGTHGRRGLDRYLLGSVTERLVRMSEVPVLTVRANGGS; from the coding sequence ATGTACGACCGAATCCTGCTGCCGACCGACGGGAGCGAGCAGGCAGAGGCGGCGACAGAACAGGCGTTCGAACTCGCGCGGAACTTCGACGCCGAACTGCACGTCCTGTTCGTCGTCGATTCCTCGGCGTTCGCCTCGGAGGTCGATGCGACGCTGGTCACCGACGAACTGGAGGCGTACGGCACGCGAACACTGGAGACGGTGGTCAAGCGCGCCGAAGACGCGGGCGTCTCCGAAATCGAGAGTGCCATCTACTTCGGGACGACCCACGAAGAGATTCTGGCCTACGCCGAGAAGGTGGACGCCGACCTCGTAGTGATGGGTACTCACGGACGGCGCGGGCTCGACCGGTATCTGTTGGGGAGCGTCACCGAGCGACTGGTCCGGATGTCGGAGGTCCCCGTGTTGACGGTTCGGGCGAACGGGGGCTCTTAG
- a CDS encoding MFS transporter encodes MSSPRAATATTPETATLANPRRALATVIAVVFIDLLGFGIIIPILPFYVRSFGVSDVYIGLLAASYSLMQFLFAPYLGALSDRRGRRPVILISVAGSVVAWTVFGLAGSVAVLFVSRMLAGAMGGNLAAAQAYVSDITPPERRASAFGLVGASFGLGFIFGPALGGFFASAPVVATASSTLPAAIPTTQFSLPSFAAAGLSLLNLLFAAAFLEESGAQSASARRQSWIGTFRSAVADANLRGLVVAFFLLSVAFSGVQVMFIPFAADYYGYDASQTAVLLTYVGALGVVFQGALVGRLSRRYADSLLAVAGALLLTFALAALPFTPELGRALVPKTAAFAFLTRESVALLLVLPGLSLGNALLSVSLTTLVSKVAGADVQGSAFGVTQGAGSLGRTVGPPIMAALYVLRFWSPFVVGGLLMVGVFGVLVRRSGVVGGPARAD; translated from the coding sequence GTGTCTTCTCCTAGAGCCGCGACTGCCACGACGCCGGAGACGGCCACGCTCGCGAATCCGCGCCGGGCGCTGGCGACGGTCATCGCGGTGGTGTTCATCGACCTCCTGGGGTTCGGCATCATCATCCCGATTCTGCCGTTCTACGTCCGGAGTTTCGGCGTCAGCGACGTGTACATCGGCCTGCTCGCGGCGTCGTACTCGTTGATGCAGTTCCTCTTCGCTCCGTATTTAGGCGCGCTCTCGGACCGCCGCGGACGGCGACCGGTCATCCTCATCTCGGTCGCGGGGAGCGTCGTCGCGTGGACCGTCTTCGGCCTCGCCGGAAGCGTCGCCGTGCTGTTCGTCTCCCGGATGTTGGCGGGCGCGATGGGTGGAAATCTGGCCGCCGCGCAAGCGTACGTCTCCGACATCACACCGCCGGAGCGCCGGGCGAGCGCGTTCGGCCTCGTCGGCGCGTCGTTCGGCCTCGGATTCATCTTCGGCCCCGCACTCGGGGGTTTCTTCGCCAGCGCACCCGTGGTCGCAACCGCGAGTTCGACGCTTCCCGCTGCGATTCCGACGACTCAGTTCTCGTTGCCGAGTTTCGCCGCGGCAGGGCTGAGCCTGCTCAATCTGCTCTTCGCGGCGGCGTTCCTCGAAGAGTCCGGAGCGCAATCGGCCAGCGCGCGCCGCCAGTCGTGGATTGGGACGTTCCGGTCGGCGGTCGCTGACGCGAATTTGCGCGGACTCGTCGTCGCGTTCTTCCTGCTGTCGGTCGCGTTCTCGGGCGTACAGGTGATGTTTATCCCGTTCGCGGCGGACTACTACGGTTACGACGCGAGCCAGACGGCGGTTCTCTTGACGTACGTCGGCGCGCTCGGCGTCGTCTTTCAGGGTGCGCTCGTCGGGCGACTCTCGCGCAGATACGCCGACTCCTTACTCGCGGTCGCGGGGGCGTTGCTGTTGACGTTCGCGCTCGCAGCACTGCCGTTCACACCCGAACTGGGGCGAGCGTTGGTCCCGAAAACTGCCGCATTCGCGTTTCTAACCAGAGAGTCGGTCGCGCTCCTGCTCGTCCTGCCGGGTCTCTCGCTCGGCAACGCACTCCTCTCCGTGTCGCTGACGACGCTCGTCTCGAAAGTCGCGGGGGCCGACGTACAAGGGAGTGCGTTCGGCGTGACCCAAGGTGCCGGAAGCCTCGGGCGGACTGTCGGCCCGCCCATCATGGCCGCGCTGTACGTCCTGCGGTTCTGGTCGCCGTTCGTCGTCGGCGGACTGCTGATGGTCGGCGTCTTCGGCGTGTTGGTCCGCCGGTCGGGAGTGGTTGGTGGCCCGGCGCGGGCGGACTGA
- a CDS encoding helix-turn-helix domain-containing protein, whose product MRYVTVVARPKEDELHPLERALRDEPKIRREAIHRAELLDDGSIVMFAEASGETDRLREILSASDTVYDFTVTDDGDGRMFSYSHYDPTEAIRRLMERRRQQELVVKMPVEYTDDGGMRATYVGREEDFANAMANQPESVDVEIVSTGEYRPDAEDLYARLTARQREILDAAVESGYYENPREATHEEIAGAVGVAPSTVGEHLRKIESSVFGELVR is encoded by the coding sequence ATGCGCTACGTCACGGTGGTCGCCCGGCCGAAAGAGGATGAACTCCATCCATTAGAGCGGGCACTGCGCGACGAGCCGAAAATTCGCCGCGAAGCAATCCATCGCGCGGAACTGCTGGACGACGGGTCCATCGTGATGTTCGCGGAAGCGAGCGGCGAGACCGACCGACTGCGCGAGATTTTGTCCGCCAGCGACACGGTCTACGACTTCACCGTCACGGACGACGGCGACGGCCGGATGTTCTCCTACAGTCACTACGACCCGACCGAGGCGATTCGGCGACTCATGGAACGCCGTCGCCAGCAGGAACTCGTCGTCAAGATGCCAGTCGAGTACACTGACGACGGCGGGATGCGCGCGACCTACGTCGGCCGCGAGGAAGACTTCGCCAACGCCATGGCGAACCAACCGGAGAGCGTGGACGTGGAAATCGTCTCGACTGGCGAGTACCGGCCGGACGCCGAGGACCTCTACGCTCGACTGACTGCGCGTCAGCGCGAAATTCTGGACGCGGCGGTCGAGTCTGGTTACTACGAAAATCCTCGCGAAGCTACCCACGAGGAAATCGCCGGAGCGGTCGGCGTTGCTCCCAGTACGGTCGGCGAGCATCTCCGGAAGATAGAGTCGTCGGTGTTCGGCGAACTCGTTCGCTGA
- a CDS encoding complex I subunit 1/NuoH family protein codes for MNRLVLATLPESLGHALGWSQMGVVQQVVASVLSAAFVGTYLMANAAVAGPWAKRKIAAAFWDKIGPNRIGPAGILIIVADATRFLAKELIVPRQVDRPAFDVPPILIPFSAIVGFAVIPMGRIFGVNVQLADPATGVAYVFAVSSLATLGLTMAGYASNNKFSLMGGLRAIAQNIAYEIPLVVTAASVVLLAGTLRTSEVVATQQDALVTLFGVAIPSWYAFVNPFAFVLFVAANLAEVGRNPFDIPEAPTEIVAGYMTEYSSVYFVLMYVGEFVHIFLGGAIVATLFLGGPAGPVLPGFVWFTVKIWGFFLFTQWARSAVPRLRIDQLIEIGWKGMLVLSFLNLLLTAVFVGVTAV; via the coding sequence ATGAATCGCCTCGTCCTCGCTACCCTCCCCGAGTCGCTCGGGCACGCCCTCGGGTGGTCACAGATGGGCGTCGTCCAGCAGGTCGTCGCGTCGGTGCTGAGCGCCGCCTTCGTCGGCACGTACCTCATGGCGAACGCCGCCGTCGCTGGCCCGTGGGCCAAGCGGAAGATAGCCGCCGCCTTCTGGGACAAAATCGGCCCGAACCGAATCGGTCCGGCAGGCATCCTCATCATCGTCGCGGACGCGACGAGATTCCTCGCGAAGGAACTCATCGTGCCGAGACAGGTGGACAGACCGGCCTTCGACGTGCCGCCGATTCTGATACCGTTCTCCGCGATAGTCGGGTTCGCGGTGATTCCGATGGGTCGCATCTTCGGCGTGAACGTCCAACTCGCGGACCCCGCAACCGGCGTCGCGTACGTCTTCGCCGTCTCGTCGCTGGCGACGCTCGGCCTGACGATGGCAGGCTACGCCTCGAACAACAAGTTCTCGCTGATGGGCGGCCTACGCGCGATAGCGCAGAACATCGCCTACGAGATACCGCTGGTCGTGACTGCCGCTTCTGTCGTCTTACTCGCGGGGACGCTCAGAACCAGCGAAGTCGTCGCCACACAGCAGGACGCACTGGTGACGCTGTTCGGCGTAGCGATTCCGTCGTGGTACGCCTTCGTCAATCCCTTCGCGTTCGTGTTGTTCGTGGCCGCGAATCTCGCCGAGGTGGGTCGCAATCCCTTCGACATCCCGGAAGCACCGACCGAAATCGTCGCGGGGTACATGACCGAGTACTCCTCGGTCTACTTCGTGCTGATGTACGTCGGGGAGTTCGTCCACATCTTCCTCGGCGGGGCCATCGTCGCGACGCTGTTCCTCGGCGGGCCAGCGGGGCCAGTCCTACCGGGATTCGTCTGGTTCACCGTCAAAATCTGGGGATTCTTCCTGTTCACGCAGTGGGCGCGCTCGGCGGTGCCGAGGCTTCGCATCGACCAACTCATCGAAATCGGCTGGAAAGGTATGTTGGTGCTGTCGTTCCTGAACCTGCTCCTCACCGCCGTCTTCGTCGGTGTGACGGCAGTCTGA
- a CDS encoding iron transporter: MQRRDFLRATSVAGIAGLAGCTGMFETQSARSAGQGSFTTVANRKNAVYYPTHKDEMTMLGMGGKGRYKVGLMYSLPHTFWNISGRNTNRAKVGEEVTAHFMATIWDKQTETVLPTANVSAELLKDGETVDSRQLWPMLSQNMGYHFGDNVNLDGDGKYTAKLDIGAMQAKRMGELQGAFGEGTTLEVEFDHSRKKLGDLGYTNLPDKQGKAGAISPMDMKMPISQLPTKKDLPATGLAAGASGDAKFLAFTTEENPHFVADGKSYLGVSARTPYNRYPLPFMGLAATLKRDGETVFDGDFSTAMDPELGYHYGVGVDSLKSGDQLTLTVNAPPQVARHEGYETAFLQMSKMEMELA, encoded by the coding sequence ATGCAACGACGGGACTTCCTACGTGCGACGAGCGTCGCGGGAATCGCCGGACTCGCAGGGTGTACCGGCATGTTCGAGACGCAGTCCGCACGGTCTGCGGGCCAGGGAAGCTTCACGACCGTAGCGAACCGCAAGAACGCAGTGTACTATCCGACCCACAAGGACGAGATGACGATGCTTGGGATGGGCGGGAAGGGCCGGTACAAAGTCGGCCTGATGTACAGTCTGCCACACACGTTCTGGAACATCTCGGGCAGGAATACGAACCGCGCGAAGGTCGGCGAAGAGGTCACTGCCCACTTCATGGCGACCATCTGGGACAAACAGACGGAGACTGTTCTCCCGACAGCAAACGTCTCCGCGGAACTACTGAAGGACGGCGAGACGGTCGATTCCCGCCAGTTGTGGCCGATGCTCTCCCAGAACATGGGCTACCACTTCGGCGACAACGTGAACCTCGACGGCGACGGAAAATACACGGCAAAGCTCGATATCGGCGCGATGCAGGCCAAGCGCATGGGCGAGTTGCAGGGAGCGTTCGGCGAGGGGACGACGTTGGAAGTCGAGTTCGACCATTCCCGCAAGAAGTTGGGCGACCTTGGCTACACGAATCTCCCCGACAAACAGGGCAAGGCAGGTGCCATCTCGCCAATGGACATGAAGATGCCCATCTCGCAACTGCCCACGAAGAAAGACCTCCCCGCCACTGGACTCGCGGCAGGTGCGAGCGGCGACGCGAAGTTCCTCGCATTCACGACCGAGGAGAACCCCCACTTCGTCGCCGACGGGAAGAGCTACCTCGGCGTTTCGGCCCGTACGCCGTACAACCGCTATCCGCTCCCGTTCATGGGGTTGGCGGCGACGCTGAAACGCGACGGCGAGACGGTGTTCGACGGCGACTTCTCCACCGCGATGGACCCCGAACTCGGCTACCACTACGGCGTCGGCGTGGACAGCCTCAAGTCCGGCGACCAGTTGACCCTGACCGTGAATGCGCCGCCACAGGTTGCCCGACACGAGGGGTACGAGACGGCGTTCCTCCAGATGTCGAAGATGGAGATGGAACTGGCCTGA
- a CDS encoding DUF7542 family protein encodes MASKRATVTCPDCDVDETFEKLRAARTRIDDHRAETGHEATWQLHRLSSGVERAGDDAGICGRPDCTDADSPLLQDEL; translated from the coding sequence ATGGCAAGCAAGCGTGCGACGGTGACGTGTCCGGACTGCGACGTAGACGAGACGTTCGAGAAACTCCGAGCGGCCCGCACTCGCATCGACGACCACCGCGCCGAAACCGGTCACGAGGCGACGTGGCAACTCCACCGACTCAGTTCCGGCGTCGAACGAGCAGGTGACGACGCTGGCATCTGTGGCCGTCCAGACTGCACGGACGCCGACTCGCCACTCTTGCAGGACGAGTTGTAA